The nucleotide sequence TTTCACCATTGAAGTACTTAAAGAACGGGAACAGTACCAGGAACTGGTGTTCGGAAATGTAGATCAGATTACGCCAGTAGGCATCCAGAACCACTCCATAGCTCTTAAGAATCCCCACCACTTCCATCACATTCTCAGGGGAATCTGGCAGCAGAGCACCGCCAGATTCCAGTCGCTCAATAATATCTGCCAGAGGGTGGGTAGAGGGAGGGATATTGCGAGTGCTGACCATGGGAGGGAAGGAGGAGGTATGGAGTACAGGGTGTGAGGTACAGGGCCGGGGGGACTGGGTATAGAGTCGGGGGTAGGAGGTACAAGGGAGAGGGGGTTGGGGCTGGAGAGGAAAGGGGAGAGGGGAGAGGTGAAAGGTAATAGGTGAGCGATGAGGAATGAAGCATGAAGAAAACAGCCAATCAGCTAATTGTCATCTAAATTTCCAGGCTGTTTCCCTTGCGGCAAGGGTTTCAGAGTAGGCATTATGCGGTTTAACTGTGTAACAGATCAGGCAATAGCTAACAACCAACCACTAACCACTGTTTCTCTTTCCCCTCCTCCCCCTCCCCTTCATAGACAACCGTTCGGCTGAGTGCTCACTCCTCATTCCTCACTCCTCACTCTTCATCCTTCATCCTTCACGACCATTGGTTGATCGGCAGCTCCAATCACAGGATAGGAGATCAGCATGGCGGTTGTGGTCGGTTCCGTCCATTGCAACAGCCAACTGGGTTGTAAACCCAAAAAAGCAATCAGGATAGCGAGAATAAAGCCAGGGATCCGCTCTGACCATTGAACCGCTGGCAAAGACGAGAACTGGACAGGTAAGCGCCCAAAGAACGTGCGATTAACCAGGAGTAAAAAGTAGACGGCAGTTAAGCCGGTTCCAACCATGCTGAGTAGGGTCTGGACAGGAAATACAGGAAAGCTACCGCGAAAGATGATGAATTCGGAGATGAAGCCCATCATTCCAGGAATTCCAGCACTTGCCATGACGCCTACAATCATCAAGCTACCAATAATGGGTAAGCCTCGTTCAGGGGTGAGCAATCCGTGCAAGATATGAATATCGCGGGTGCCTGTTTTGCTGTAAACCACACCCACCAGCAAAAATAGAAGGGCAGAGATCAGCCCGTGGCTGATCATTTGAAACAGTGCTCCCAGGATACTGAGCGGGGTCGCCGCCGCCGTTGCCAGCAGAATAAAGCCCATATGACCAATTGAGCTGTAGGCAACCATTTTCTTCATATCATTTTGGGCGATCGCTGTGAATGCCCCATAGAGCACACTGACCACTGCCCAGATGGCCAGCCAGGGAGACACCACAGACCAGGCTTCTGCAAATAGCCCCAGCCCAAACCGTAACAGCCCGTAGGTTCCCA is from Leptothermofonsia sichuanensis E412 and encodes:
- a CDS encoding NADH-quinone oxidoreductase subunit M: MLSALIVIPLIGAIALALLPGAIAPRYSRATALLVTVLAFFWSILLGIKFDVGIAHLQFTESLPWIDALGLTYRLGLDGLSLPLIVLNALLTSIAVYSTEDSIQRPRLYYILILLLNAGVAGAFLAQDLLLFFLFYEVELIPLYFLIAIWGGARRGYAATKFLIYTAISGVLLLVAFLGLTWLSGATSFEYDPTRSQLLPLTTQLFLLGTLLVGFGIKIPLFPLHTWLPDAHVEASTPVSVLLAGVLLKLGTYGLLRFGLGLFAEAWSVVSPWLAIWAVVSVLYGAFTAIAQNDMKKMVAYSSIGHMGFILLATAAATPLSILGALFQMISHGLISALLFLLVGVVYSKTGTRDIHILHGLLTPERGLPIIGSLMIVGVMASAGIPGMMGFISEFIIFRGSFPVFPVQTLLSMVGTGLTAVYFLLLVNRTFFGRLPVQFSSLPAVQWSERIPGFILAILIAFLGLQPSWLLQWTEPTTTAMLISYPVIGAADQPMVVKDEG